One genomic region from Cydia pomonella isolate Wapato2018A chromosome 4, ilCydPomo1, whole genome shotgun sequence encodes:
- the LOC133516978 gene encoding cytochrome b-c1 complex subunit 8 — MGKHFGELAKIRGLITYKLSAHEQRAYAGAISNGLPNIFRRFRESVFRVAPPFIIGYLVYEGVEREHHRLSRKNPADFENDQ; from the exons ATGGGAAAGCATTTTGGAGAGCTTGCAAAAATCAGGGGTTTGATAACCTACAAGTTGTCTGCCCATGAACAACGAGCTTATGCTGGCGCAATCTCCAACGGCCTCCCCAATATCTTCCGCAGGTTCCGTGAAAGCGTATTCAGGGTTGCACCTC CTTTCATCATTGGATATCTGGTTTATGAAGGAGTGGAACGTGAACACCACAGGCTCAGCCGCAAGAATCCTGCTGATTTTGAAAATGATCAATAA
- the LOC133516969 gene encoding uncharacterized protein LOC133516969 gives MMIRNLRRIPLKQKNFIFIQRQTFLTNDYQCNGAWNAQVSSSVLSKVNLHDFFNTVDQNYSTKGVISAIDVDVFANSVKESVYLDELKELLHKLRLSAETGNTLESTHHATIRNYIEFGNIEDLVKILQDPLNFGVFLDAYTANILLNKLITAQNYEQAATVASLVMLQEDFSNDITCTLCQYACYKYISGYTPPEPSPPEDKPKKVEEVKIRIKYLRNPYFDDHFDIKDTLTASGKTLAWISEKSSDNLNNNLQVIGLLVYKKYDKLLALSENLHKSSFKTYAELLEILKKESENVEAEARTTLEQCLSVLSSVGTVETSLEDSLKIAIENAINKNQNKDIASQEQLFKSWVEIREKKLQEQTKRLDRAKRLEFIQKSQTQMAEEEQKLWFFENEEKIDLQIEEKEKLEDKSVTKKKALEKSDENYIPPEILPKRR, from the exons ATGATGATAAGAAATCTAAGAAGAAttccgttaaaacaaaaaaactttatttttattcaaaggCAAACTTTTTTGACTAATGACTATCAGTGTAATGGTGCCTGGAACGCTCAGGTTTCATCGTCGGTGCTCAGCAAAGTCAATCTACATGACTTTTTTAATACCGTGGACCAGAACTATTCCACCAAAGGCGTTATTAGCGCTATAGACGTGGATGTATTTGCTAATTCTGTAAAGGAGTCAGTTTACCTTGACGAACTTAAAGAACTTCTCCATAAGTTGAGATTGTCTGCAGAAACTGGAAACACTTTAGAGTCTACTCATCATGCCACCATCAGGAATTATATCGAGTTTGGCAATATTGAAGATTTGGTGAAAATATTGCAGGATCCTCTTAACTTTGGTGTATTTCTTGATGCATATACTGCAAAcatattgttaaataaattaataacagcACAAAACTATGAGCAAGCAGCTACTGTAGCATCTTTAGTGATGCTGCAGGAGGACTTTAGCAATGATATTACTTGTACTCTCTGCCAATATGCTTGCTACAAGTATATCTCTGGATATACTCCACCGGAGCCTAGCCCTCCAGAGGATAAACCAAAGAAAGTAGAAGAAGTGAAgataagaataaaatatttaagaaaccCATATTTTGATGATCACTTTGACATCAAAGATACCTTAACAGCATCTGGAAAAACACTAGCATGGATTTCTGAGAAATCCAGTGACAATCTTAATAACAATCTTCAAGTCATTGGTCTgttggtatataaaaaatatgacaaattaCTTGCTCTGAGTGAAAATCTTCATAAATCTTCATTCAAGACATATGCAGAACTTCTTGAAATTCTTAAAAAGGAATCTGAAAATGTTGAAGCAGAAGCAAGAACAACACTAGAACAGTGTTTGTCTGTTCTAAGCTCTGTTGGAACAGTCGAAACATCTTTAGAAGACTCCTTGAAAATTGCTATTGAAAACGCTATCAATAAGAATCAAAATAAGGACATAGCTTCCCAGGAACAG CTATTCAAGTCTTGGGTAGAAATACGGGAAAAGAAACTTCAAGAACAAACAAAGCGCCTTGATCGAGCAAAACGGCTAGAATTCATCCAAAAGAGTCAGACACAAATGGCTGAGGAAGAACAGAAACTGTGGTTCTTTGAAAATGAAGAAAAGATTGACCTGCAAATTGAGGAAAAAGAGAAGTTGGAGGATAAAAGCGTAACTAAAAAGAAAGCTTTGGAGAAATCTGATGAAAATTATATTCCACCTGAGATATTACCAAAACGCAGAtaa
- the LOC133516967 gene encoding coiled-coil domain-containing protein 22 homolog isoform X1 — MEEVDSIILHFLRQLNVNIDEGVKNICELPVEVIIESASKCLSAISTSIKVPTKLPTGISHRIEVAAHIALICKDLGYKNDVGYQTFLYYNEAELRQVFMFLIEQLPTENKAAKSAPRSCKSSLMQVISNRIQEELAAVWIPPCCNPSNTQPIGDSVQSPLVIHKLPKTDLNEQEIILKLKKIQEFNQKKIIEHKSTESKNDFEIAVEDKPGTPVRYDTNQSLKKLKETAVILGQKLDELKSDSNLMEAEFSQVHKSKERIEADLRNVQNILHSIGISNNDNEDVTNVLEKVQKSMNVLHRKSEELTSKNLSLKVEIDKIKNSIDDSESERNKARKTLISLKESAKAMKDEYDTKEQNKNQLKYNYEKLKGGNKRSIYTKRILEIISNVDKQNMEIKKILDDTRELQKEINTLEGQLDRCFAIADETLFKDAKKDDQAKKAYKLLALLHSECNTIVSLVNDTGTFARDIVDIEDNIKTEKAKRTEDTLEKIQLDLKRMQEEHS, encoded by the exons ATGGAAGAAGTAGATtctattatattacattttctCCGTCAGCTGAATGT AAACATTGATGAAGGTGTCAAGAACATTTGTGAGCTCCCAGTGGAGGTCATCATTGAGTCTGCATCTAAATGCCTCAGTGCTATCAGTACATCTATAAAAGTACCAACTAAATTACCAACAGGAATATCCCACAGAATTGAAGTAGCTGCACACATAGCTTTGATCTGCAAG gaTTTGGGATACAAGAATGATGTAGGATATCAAACCTTTCTATACTACAATGAAGCTGAATTGCGACAAGTTTTTATGTTCCTCATCGAGCAGTTGCCAACAGAAAACAAAGCAGCCAAATCTGCTCCCAGAAGTTGCAAGTCTTCTCTTATGCAAGTCATAAGTAATAGGATCCAGGAGGAGCTTGCTGCTGTATGGATCCCTCCATGTTGTAATCCTTCTAATACACAGCCTATTGGGGATAGTGTTCAAAGTCCCTTAG TTATACATAAATTGCCAAAAACTGACCTGAATGAACaagaaataatattgaaattgaaGAAAATTCAAGAATTTAACCAGAAAAAGATTATCGAGCACAAAAGTACTGAAAGTAAGAATGACTTTGAGATAGCTGTTGAAGACAAGCCTGGTACACCTGTTCGTTATGATACCAATCAATCATTGAAGAAGTTAAAGGAAACTGCAGTCATTCTTGGGCAAAAGTTAGATGAGCTTAAAAGTGACAGCAACCTTATGGAAGCTGAATTTTCTCAG GTCCACAAATCGAAAGAGAGAATTGAAGCAGATTTAagaaatgtacaaaatatcTTACATAGCATTGGTATAAGCAACAATGATAATGAAGACGTAACTAATGTACtagaaaaagtacaaaaaagcaTGAATGTGTTACACAGGAAGAGTGAGGAGCTGACTTCAAAAAACTTATCCTTAAAAGTAgagattgacaaaatcaaaaacAGCATTGATGATTCTGAG TCTGAAAGAAATAAAGCCAGAAAGACCCTGATTTCATTAAAAGAGTCTGCAAAAGCTATGAAAGATGAATATGACACAAAGGAACAGAATAAAAACCAGTTGaagtataattatgaaaaactaAAGGGAGGTAATAAAAG gtCAATTTATACTAAAAGAATCCTTGAGATAATCAGCAATGTAGACAAACAAAacatggaaataaaaaaaatactggatGATACAAGAGAGTTACAAAAAGAGATTAACACACTGGAAGGGCAACTTGACAGATGCTTTGCAATTGCTGATGAAACACTTTTTAAG GATGCTAAAAAAGATGACCAAGCCAAGAAAGCTTACAAATTACTGGCCCTGTTACATTCGGAGTGCAATACCATTGTTTCACTTGTCAATGACACTGGTACTTTTGCTAGGGATATTGTAGACATTGAGGACAATATCAAGACTGAAAAAGCAAAACGGACGGAAGATACACTTGAGAAAATCCAACTTGATCTTAAAAGGATGCAAGAAGAACACAGTTAA
- the LOC133516967 gene encoding coiled-coil domain-containing protein 22 isoform X2 produces the protein MFLIEQLPTENKAAKSAPRSCKSSLMQVISNRIQEELAAVWIPPCCNPSNTQPIGDSVQSPLVIHKLPKTDLNEQEIILKLKKIQEFNQKKIIEHKSTESKNDFEIAVEDKPGTPVRYDTNQSLKKLKETAVILGQKLDELKSDSNLMEAEFSQVHKSKERIEADLRNVQNILHSIGISNNDNEDVTNVLEKVQKSMNVLHRKSEELTSKNLSLKVEIDKIKNSIDDSESERNKARKTLISLKESAKAMKDEYDTKEQNKNQLKYNYEKLKGGNKRSIYTKRILEIISNVDKQNMEIKKILDDTRELQKEINTLEGQLDRCFAIADETLFKDAKKDDQAKKAYKLLALLHSECNTIVSLVNDTGTFARDIVDIEDNIKTEKAKRTEDTLEKIQLDLKRMQEEHS, from the exons ATGTTCCTCATCGAGCAGTTGCCAACAGAAAACAAAGCAGCCAAATCTGCTCCCAGAAGTTGCAAGTCTTCTCTTATGCAAGTCATAAGTAATAGGATCCAGGAGGAGCTTGCTGCTGTATGGATCCCTCCATGTTGTAATCCTTCTAATACACAGCCTATTGGGGATAGTGTTCAAAGTCCCTTAG TTATACATAAATTGCCAAAAACTGACCTGAATGAACaagaaataatattgaaattgaaGAAAATTCAAGAATTTAACCAGAAAAAGATTATCGAGCACAAAAGTACTGAAAGTAAGAATGACTTTGAGATAGCTGTTGAAGACAAGCCTGGTACACCTGTTCGTTATGATACCAATCAATCATTGAAGAAGTTAAAGGAAACTGCAGTCATTCTTGGGCAAAAGTTAGATGAGCTTAAAAGTGACAGCAACCTTATGGAAGCTGAATTTTCTCAG GTCCACAAATCGAAAGAGAGAATTGAAGCAGATTTAagaaatgtacaaaatatcTTACATAGCATTGGTATAAGCAACAATGATAATGAAGACGTAACTAATGTACtagaaaaagtacaaaaaagcaTGAATGTGTTACACAGGAAGAGTGAGGAGCTGACTTCAAAAAACTTATCCTTAAAAGTAgagattgacaaaatcaaaaacAGCATTGATGATTCTGAG TCTGAAAGAAATAAAGCCAGAAAGACCCTGATTTCATTAAAAGAGTCTGCAAAAGCTATGAAAGATGAATATGACACAAAGGAACAGAATAAAAACCAGTTGaagtataattatgaaaaactaAAGGGAGGTAATAAAAG gtCAATTTATACTAAAAGAATCCTTGAGATAATCAGCAATGTAGACAAACAAAacatggaaataaaaaaaatactggatGATACAAGAGAGTTACAAAAAGAGATTAACACACTGGAAGGGCAACTTGACAGATGCTTTGCAATTGCTGATGAAACACTTTTTAAG GATGCTAAAAAAGATGACCAAGCCAAGAAAGCTTACAAATTACTGGCCCTGTTACATTCGGAGTGCAATACCATTGTTTCACTTGTCAATGACACTGGTACTTTTGCTAGGGATATTGTAGACATTGAGGACAATATCAAGACTGAAAAAGCAAAACGGACGGAAGATACACTTGAGAAAATCCAACTTGATCTTAAAAGGATGCAAGAAGAACACAGTTAA